Proteins from a genomic interval of Nocardia sp. BMG51109:
- a CDS encoding serine/threonine-protein kinase — MPDDATVSGHQHSHTRASRQVPDIDPTRRWPTRRADAVEAGFLPPGDEGPEDTDVLEPGSGRAGVRSRPSVRRLGAGLVTLPETTSTDPAMAMLADPEVPEDKRFCWKCRQPVGRSNGAERARSTGICTHCEAPFNFRPLLEPGEVVADQYEVRGCLAYGGLGWIYLARDRNVSSRWVVLKGLQNPLDFEANVVALAERQFLSEMAHPAIVKIFNFVTHRTVDNIACGYIVMEYIGGSSLRTMLDQRSPVRLPVAEAIVYVMEILPALDYLHSCGLAYNDLKPDNIMVTADEVKLIDLGAVAARESGGNLYGTQGYQAPEYVQTGPTVASDIYTVARTLAALTVQMPTDAEGNKLPGLPAPDREPVLRRYPTFDRLLRRASDPDPARRFPSTFAMYRQLGGVLRAVLAEDHDRGYPQVSAVFGAPRGDFGVTTLLRQTDGIIDGRHRPPALEVSNVLAALPVPLIDAEDPSAEMLSPLLHGDPNQALETLRLHRDNVAAGAMGAPASFELEAGLAAVRANLDLREVDRARAELDRLRPAYPADWRIDWYCGIAEFSDGNFERAYRHFDAVHGTVPGEVAPQLALAATAELLLQASAADDSERWRAAASEYYRAVWRVDRGMASAAFGLARRQVADGDGDAAVATLQQVPEVSRHFNAARLTACLLVVSRPPAELTEEHLSVAEARLRALWDDPRRLQIQAVVLGAALAWVRADGRPGSPDATILDVPYTTAGLREGLESVLRTAARTSPRRLHRYALIDLANRVRPRSRW; from the coding sequence ATGCCGGACGATGCCACCGTTTCCGGCCACCAGCACTCGCACACCCGAGCGAGCCGTCAGGTGCCGGATATCGATCCGACCCGCCGTTGGCCCACCCGCCGCGCCGATGCCGTCGAGGCCGGCTTCCTACCTCCGGGCGATGAGGGTCCGGAGGATACGGACGTGCTCGAGCCGGGTTCGGGCCGCGCGGGGGTGCGGTCCCGGCCCAGCGTCCGGCGGCTCGGCGCGGGCCTGGTGACGCTGCCCGAAACGACGTCCACCGATCCGGCCATGGCGATGCTGGCCGACCCCGAGGTGCCCGAGGACAAGCGATTCTGCTGGAAGTGCCGCCAGCCGGTCGGGCGTTCGAACGGCGCGGAGCGGGCCCGCTCGACCGGCATCTGCACGCACTGCGAGGCGCCGTTCAACTTCCGGCCGCTGCTCGAGCCCGGCGAGGTGGTGGCCGATCAGTACGAGGTCCGGGGTTGCCTGGCCTACGGCGGGCTGGGCTGGATCTACCTGGCCCGCGACCGCAATGTCAGCAGCCGCTGGGTGGTGCTGAAGGGGCTGCAGAATCCGCTCGACTTCGAGGCCAATGTGGTGGCGCTCGCCGAACGCCAATTCCTTTCGGAGATGGCACATCCGGCGATCGTGAAGATCTTCAACTTCGTCACCCACCGGACCGTCGACAACATCGCGTGCGGCTACATCGTGATGGAGTACATCGGCGGCAGCTCGCTGCGGACCATGCTCGACCAGCGTTCGCCGGTGCGCCTCCCGGTCGCCGAGGCCATCGTCTACGTGATGGAGATCCTGCCCGCGCTGGACTACCTGCACTCGTGCGGACTCGCCTACAACGATCTCAAGCCCGACAACATCATGGTGACCGCGGACGAGGTCAAGCTCATCGATCTCGGCGCCGTCGCCGCCCGGGAGTCCGGCGGAAACCTGTACGGCACACAGGGTTACCAGGCACCCGAATACGTGCAGACGGGGCCGACCGTCGCCTCCGACATCTATACGGTCGCGCGCACGCTGGCCGCGCTGACGGTGCAGATGCCCACCGATGCGGAGGGCAACAAGCTGCCGGGACTGCCCGCGCCGGACCGGGAACCGGTGCTGCGCCGGTACCCCACCTTCGACCGGCTGCTGCGCCGGGCCTCCGATCCCGATCCGGCCCGGCGGTTCCCGTCGACCTTCGCGATGTACCGGCAGCTCGGCGGGGTGTTGCGGGCCGTGCTCGCCGAGGACCACGACCGCGGCTATCCGCAGGTGTCCGCGGTCTTCGGTGCGCCCCGAGGCGATTTCGGCGTCACCACGCTGCTGCGGCAGACCGACGGGATCATCGACGGACGGCATCGTCCGCCCGCCCTGGAGGTGTCGAATGTGCTTGCCGCGCTGCCTGTTCCGTTGATCGACGCCGAAGACCCCAGCGCCGAGATGCTGTCGCCGCTGCTGCACGGCGATCCGAACCAGGCGCTGGAAACGCTGCGGCTGCACCGCGACAACGTGGCCGCGGGGGCGATGGGGGCGCCGGCCTCCTTCGAACTGGAGGCGGGGCTCGCCGCGGTGCGCGCGAATCTCGATCTGCGCGAGGTGGATCGGGCCCGTGCCGAACTGGACCGGCTGCGCCCGGCGTATCCCGCGGACTGGCGGATCGACTGGTACTGCGGTATCGCCGAATTCAGCGACGGGAACTTCGAGCGGGCCTACCGGCATTTCGACGCGGTGCACGGCACGGTACCGGGCGAGGTCGCTCCGCAACTGGCCCTGGCCGCCACCGCCGAACTGCTGTTGCAGGCCAGCGCGGCGGACGATTCCGAGCGGTGGCGGGCGGCGGCGTCGGAGTACTACCGCGCGGTCTGGCGGGTCGACCGGGGAATGGCGAGCGCGGCCTTCGGCCTGGCGCGCCGCCAGGTCGCCGACGGCGACGGCGACGCGGCGGTGGCGACGCTGCAACAGGTGCCGGAGGTGTCGCGGCATTTCAACGCGGCGCGCCTGACCGCGTGCCTGCTGGTGGTCTCCCGGCCGCCGGCCGAGCTGACCGAGGAGCACCTGAGTGTCGCGGAGGCCCGGCTGCGGGCGCTGTGGGACGACCCGCGCCGGTTGCAGATTCAGGCCGTGGTGCTCGGGGCGGCGCTGGCCTGGGTGCGCGCCGACGGTCGTCCGGGGTCGCCGGACGCGACGATCCTGGATGTTCCGTACACCACGGCGGGGTTGCGGGAGGGCCTGGAGTCGGTGCTGCGGACCGCCGCGCGCACCTCGCCGCGCCGGCTGCACCGCTACGCGCTGATCGACCTCGCGAATCGGGTCCGGCCACGATCGCGCTGGTGA
- a CDS encoding amino acid permease, which translates to MTTVQPHPDAEAAAARALDAEDAGYHKALRPRQLQMIAIGGAIGTGLFLGAGGRLKEAGAGLFIAYAVCGVFVFFILRALGELVLHRPSSGSFVSYAREFHGEKMAFGVGWMYFFHWCMTGIVDITAIATYMHYWGAFKAIPQWSIALIALAIVVAINMVSVRWFGEMEFWAALIKVVALVGFLIVGTIFLAGRFTIDGAQTGLSVISDHGGLLPSGVLPLVLSTTGVVFAYAAVELVGTAAGETENPAKIMPRAINSVIARIALFYVGSLVLLALLLPYTAFKSGESPFVTFFSKLGLGGAGSVMNLVVLTAAFSSLNAGLYSTGRILRSMSMNGSAPSVASRMSKQGVPYVGILATGTVALAGVGLNAIVPEKAFEIVLNMSALGTITAWAAILLCQMKLVQWSREGRVERPSFRLMGAPYTNIAALIFMALVVVLMLFGEDDTQRGAVIAMVVIMLPLLVGGWFLARRRVLRMAAVREGYTGQFPVLAERPLEHREGQAAEDKSAPSGGATGGDEAESR; encoded by the coding sequence ATGACCACCGTTCAACCCCACCCAGACGCGGAGGCAGCTGCCGCACGTGCGCTGGACGCCGAGGACGCCGGTTATCACAAGGCCCTGCGTCCCCGGCAGCTACAGATGATTGCTATCGGAGGCGCGATCGGCACCGGGCTGTTTCTCGGCGCGGGCGGTCGGTTGAAGGAGGCGGGCGCCGGCCTGTTCATCGCGTACGCGGTGTGCGGCGTGTTCGTGTTCTTCATCCTGCGGGCACTGGGCGAACTGGTGCTGCACCGGCCGTCCTCCGGCTCGTTCGTCTCCTATGCCCGGGAGTTCCACGGCGAGAAGATGGCCTTCGGCGTCGGCTGGATGTACTTCTTCCACTGGTGTATGACCGGCATCGTCGATATCACCGCGATCGCCACCTACATGCACTACTGGGGAGCGTTCAAGGCGATTCCACAGTGGTCGATCGCGCTGATCGCGCTGGCGATCGTCGTGGCCATCAACATGGTCTCGGTGCGCTGGTTCGGTGAGATGGAGTTCTGGGCCGCACTGATCAAGGTCGTCGCGCTGGTCGGCTTCCTGATCGTCGGCACGATCTTCCTCGCCGGGCGGTTCACCATCGACGGCGCCCAGACCGGGCTCAGCGTGATCAGTGACCACGGCGGACTGCTGCCGAGCGGCGTGCTGCCCCTGGTGCTGTCCACCACCGGCGTCGTATTCGCCTACGCCGCAGTGGAACTCGTCGGTACCGCCGCGGGCGAGACCGAGAATCCGGCCAAGATCATGCCGCGCGCGATCAACTCGGTGATCGCCCGTATCGCACTGTTCTACGTCGGGTCGCTGGTGCTGCTCGCGCTGCTGCTGCCCTACACCGCCTTCAAGTCCGGCGAGAGCCCGTTCGTGACCTTCTTCTCCAAGCTGGGCCTGGGCGGCGCCGGCTCGGTGATGAACCTCGTCGTGCTCACCGCGGCCTTCTCGAGCCTGAACGCCGGCCTCTACTCCACCGGCCGGATCCTGCGCTCCATGTCGATGAACGGCAGCGCCCCCTCGGTGGCGTCCCGGATGTCCAAGCAGGGCGTGCCGTACGTGGGCATTCTCGCCACCGGAACGGTCGCCCTGGCCGGTGTCGGACTCAACGCCATCGTGCCGGAGAAGGCGTTCGAGATCGTGCTGAACATGTCCGCGCTGGGCACCATCACGGCATGGGCGGCGATCCTGCTGTGCCAGATGAAGCTGGTGCAGTGGTCTCGTGAGGGCCGGGTCGAGCGACCCTCGTTCCGCCTGATGGGTGCGCCCTACACCAACATCGCGGCGCTGATCTTCATGGCGCTGGTGGTCGTGCTGATGCTGTTCGGCGAGGACGACACCCAGCGCGGCGCCGTCATCGCGATGGTGGTGATCATGCTGCCGCTGCTGGTCGGCGGCTGGTTCCTGGCCCGTCGCCGGGTGCTGCGCATGGCCGCTGTACGTGAGGGGTACACCGGCCAGTTCCCTGTGCTCGCCGAGCGTCCCCTGGAACACCGCGAAGGCCAGGCCGCCGAGGACAAGTCCGCCCCGAGCGGCGGCGCCACCGGCGGTGATGAGGCAGAATCGCGATAA
- a CDS encoding MerR family transcriptional regulator — protein MASGAEFTIDELARESGMTVRSLRAYQERGLLPPPRLKGRTGFYGAQHLDRVRVISRLLDRGIKLSGIRELLDAWDRGDDLGAVLGVSLQTDAAGGPAPGAGRPQPAAEKTIAATELMERYRDVPNGLARVVAAGLYEPVDATTYRVRDPQLVRFAEQLPASGTQQAYILDELERLRADCDHIARRFADLFQNTAAETFRQSGRTPHDVAEFTAQLSSVRALPGRVSAELVDQFVARYLEHITRDLEDEPPDRTEPAGGR, from the coding sequence ATGGCATCCGGTGCGGAGTTCACGATCGACGAGCTGGCGCGTGAGTCCGGCATGACCGTGCGCAGTCTGCGCGCCTATCAGGAGCGCGGCCTGCTGCCGCCGCCGCGCCTGAAGGGCCGAACCGGGTTCTACGGAGCCCAGCATCTGGACCGGGTGCGCGTGATCAGCCGGCTGCTCGACCGCGGCATCAAACTGAGCGGTATCCGGGAACTGCTCGACGCCTGGGACCGCGGCGACGACCTGGGTGCCGTACTCGGCGTCTCCTTGCAGACCGATGCCGCGGGCGGCCCCGCCCCCGGTGCGGGACGGCCGCAGCCCGCGGCCGAAAAGACCATTGCCGCAACCGAACTCATGGAGCGTTACCGCGACGTCCCGAACGGTCTGGCGCGCGTGGTCGCGGCGGGACTGTACGAACCGGTCGACGCCACCACCTATCGCGTGCGCGATCCCCAGCTCGTCCGTTTCGCCGAACAACTGCCCGCGTCGGGGACCCAGCAGGCCTACATCCTGGACGAGCTGGAACGACTGCGCGCCGACTGCGACCACATCGCCCGGCGCTTCGCGGACCTGTTCCAGAACACCGCGGCGGAGACCTTCCGGCAGTCCGGGCGCACCCCGCACGACGTCGCCGAGTTCACCGCGCAGCTGAGCAGCGTCCGGGCGCTGCCCGGCAGGGTCTCGGCCGAACTGGTCGATCAGTTCGTGGCGCGGTACCTCGAGCACATCACCAGGGACCTGGAGGACGAGCCGCCCGACCGGACCGAACCGGCCGGCGGCCGATAA
- a CDS encoding YbaB/EbfC family nucleoid-associated protein gives MPNERLQADAATLLEGIDEQLRGIAEVQLRRSKLTATAAAYDRRIEVTVNADGVLIETKLAEDLSDLTNDEIAEAITYTAQAAAEHVRERARKLMEPLLERRNRLPKLSEIVEGAPDLGSLLPLAPEPPTALPDESDEDRPSDGSAPSMIFGRG, from the coding sequence ATGCCCAATGAGCGCTTGCAGGCCGACGCCGCGACCCTGCTGGAGGGGATCGACGAACAGCTGCGCGGGATCGCCGAAGTACAGCTGCGGCGGTCGAAGCTGACGGCCACGGCCGCCGCCTACGACCGGCGGATCGAGGTGACGGTGAACGCCGACGGTGTGCTGATCGAGACCAAGCTGGCCGAGGATCTGTCGGATCTGACCAACGACGAGATCGCCGAGGCGATCACCTACACCGCGCAGGCCGCCGCCGAGCATGTGCGCGAACGGGCCCGCAAGCTGATGGAACCGCTGCTGGAACGGCGCAACCGGTTGCCGAAACTCTCCGAAATCGTCGAGGGCGCACCGGATCTGGGCTCGCTGCTGCCGCTCGCGCCGGAACCGCCGACCGCTCTGCCGGACGAATCGGATGAGGATCGGCCGTCCGACGGTTCCGCCCCCTCGATGATCTTCGGGCGGGGTTGA
- the dtd gene encoding D-aminoacyl-tRNA deacylase, whose protein sequence is MRVLVQRVNSARVEVGDEVVGSIDPAAAGAPHGLLALVGVTHSDTADTAKTVADKLFRLRILDGERSAADLGAPILVVSQFTLYADTAKGRRPSWSAAAPGPVAEPLVETFAESLRTLGATVATGRFGAHMRVELVNDGPVTILLEG, encoded by the coding sequence ATGCGAGTACTTGTGCAGCGGGTGAACTCGGCACGCGTCGAGGTCGGCGACGAGGTCGTCGGGAGCATCGATCCCGCCGCCGCGGGTGCGCCGCACGGCCTGCTCGCACTGGTCGGCGTGACCCACAGCGATACGGCCGACACCGCGAAAACGGTGGCCGACAAGCTGTTCCGGCTGCGGATCCTCGACGGCGAGCGGTCCGCCGCCGACCTGGGCGCGCCCATCCTGGTGGTCAGCCAGTTCACCCTCTACGCCGACACCGCGAAGGGCCGCCGGCCGTCCTGGTCGGCCGCCGCACCGGGCCCGGTCGCCGAACCGCTGGTCGAAACCTTCGCCGAGTCCCTGCGCACGCTGGGCGCCACCGTGGCCACCGGCCGATTCGGCGCACACATGCGCGTCGAACTGGTCAACGACGGTCCGGTGACGATCCTGCTGGAGGGCTGA
- a CDS encoding WXG100 family type VII secretion target — protein sequence MVTEVGVTPSRLRRAAGDMGYLRDRVRGVLDRLEHSLTARGDAWGDDGYGSAFADGEQGYRAAQRNLREQIGAMSATIGSYSTGQYRAADLLERRDHL from the coding sequence ATGGTTACCGAGGTCGGTGTGACGCCGAGTCGGCTGCGGCGGGCCGCCGGGGACATGGGATATCTCCGCGATCGGGTGCGCGGCGTTCTCGACAGGCTGGAGCATTCGCTGACGGCGCGCGGCGATGCCTGGGGCGACGACGGTTACGGCAGTGCGTTCGCCGACGGCGAGCAGGGCTACCGGGCGGCGCAGCGGAATCTGCGCGAGCAGATCGGTGCGATGTCGGCGACGATCGGCTCGTATTCCACCGGGCAGTATCGGGCCGCTGATCTGCTGGAGCGGCGGGATCACCTCTGA
- the map gene encoding type I methionyl aminopeptidase, whose amino-acid sequence MVFGRKQKKVVPFRTTGELDAMAAAGAVVGRALVAVRAAAKPGVSTFELDEVAEQTIRDAGAVPSFKGYHGFPASICASVNDRVVHGIPAKDEVLAEGDLASIDCGAILDGWHGDSAWTFGVGEIIEADRLLSEATKVSMEAGIAAMLPGNRLTDVSHAIELGTRAAERDHGRSYGIVDGYGGHGIGRQMHMDPFLANEGDPGKGPKLVVGSVLAIEPMLTLGTTQTRVLDDDWTVVTEDGSRAAHWEHTVAVTEDGPRILTVRPE is encoded by the coding sequence ATGGTCTTCGGCCGCAAGCAGAAGAAGGTGGTGCCGTTCCGCACCACCGGTGAGCTGGACGCCATGGCCGCCGCCGGTGCCGTGGTGGGCCGGGCGCTGGTGGCCGTGCGCGCGGCGGCCAAGCCGGGCGTGTCCACGTTCGAGCTGGACGAGGTGGCCGAGCAGACCATTCGCGACGCCGGCGCGGTGCCGTCGTTCAAGGGCTATCACGGCTTTCCGGCCTCGATCTGCGCCTCGGTGAACGACCGTGTGGTACACGGGATTCCGGCGAAGGACGAGGTGCTGGCCGAGGGTGATCTGGCCTCGATCGACTGCGGCGCCATCCTGGACGGCTGGCACGGCGATTCGGCCTGGACCTTCGGTGTGGGTGAGATCATCGAGGCCGATCGGCTGCTGAGCGAGGCGACCAAGGTGTCGATGGAGGCCGGTATCGCGGCCATGCTGCCCGGTAACCGGCTCACCGATGTGTCGCACGCCATCGAGCTCGGCACCCGCGCGGCCGAGCGGGACCACGGCCGCAGCTACGGCATCGTCGACGGGTACGGCGGGCACGGCATCGGCCGGCAGATGCATATGGATCCGTTCCTGGCCAACGAGGGCGATCCGGGTAAGGGGCCGAAACTCGTTGTGGGGTCGGTGCTCGCGATCGAGCCGATGCTGACGCTGGGCACCACGCAGACCCGGGTTCTCGACGACGACTGGACCGTGGTGACCGAGGACGGCAGCCGCGCCGCGCACTGGGAGCACACGGTCGCCGTGACCGAGGACGGTCCGCGCATTCTCACGGTGCGGCCGGAATAG
- a CDS encoding adenylate kinase, producing the protein MRLVLLGPPGAGKGTQAELLSDKLGVLHISTGNLFRANISQETPLGREAQKYLDAGNLVPSDVTNRMVSSRIAEPDAANGFVLDGYPRTVDQAEALEKMLKEAGYELDAVISFEVAEDVVVNRMLGRGRDDDTEDVIRNRMRVYREETEPLLEYYDGLVVAVDGVGEIEEVNGRLLRALGR; encoded by the coding sequence GTGAGACTCGTACTGCTAGGACCGCCGGGTGCCGGCAAGGGCACGCAAGCCGAACTGTTGTCGGACAAGCTGGGTGTCCTGCACATCTCCACGGGGAATCTGTTCCGTGCGAACATCTCGCAGGAGACGCCCCTGGGCCGGGAGGCTCAGAAGTACCTGGATGCCGGCAACCTGGTGCCCAGCGACGTGACCAATCGCATGGTGTCTTCGCGCATCGCCGAACCGGATGCCGCGAACGGCTTCGTGCTCGACGGCTATCCGCGCACGGTCGACCAGGCCGAGGCGCTGGAGAAGATGCTCAAGGAAGCCGGATACGAACTCGACGCCGTGATCAGCTTCGAGGTCGCCGAGGACGTCGTGGTGAACCGCATGCTGGGTCGCGGCCGCGACGACGACACCGAGGACGTGATCCGCAACCGGATGCGGGTGTACCGCGAGGAGACCGAGCCGCTGCTGGAGTACTACGACGGGCTGGTCGTGGCGGTCGACGGGGTCGGCGAGATCGAAGAGGTCAACGGCCGGCTGCTGCGGGCGCTGGGTCGCTGA
- the secY gene encoding preprotein translocase subunit SecY, whose translation MLSAFVSAFRTADLRRKILFTLGLILLYRVGASLPSPGVDYKVVRKCVDQVSGESGGIYQLINLFSGGALLQLSVFAIGIMPYITASIIIQLLTVVIPRFEELRKEGQSGQTKMTQYTRYLSIALAILQATGLVALAARGQLLQNCKEDILADTSIFGMIIIVLVMTAGAALVMWFGEQITERGVGNGMSLLIFAGIAARIPSEGKAILDSKGGLIFGLVCVGAFAVIVGVIFIEQGQRRIPVQYAKRVVGRKMYGGSSTYLPLKVNQAGVIPVIFASSLLYLPNLVSQLTQGQNQQDPSWWQKIIQQYLVNPTNPWYITIYFVMIVFFTYFYVAITFNPEERADEMKKFGGFIPGYRPGKPTADYLNFVLSRITLPGSLYLGAVAVLPNLFLNFGNSSGLQNLPFGGTAVLIVVSVGLDTVKQIESQLMNRNYEGFLK comes from the coding sequence GTGCTTTCCGCCTTCGTGTCGGCCTTCCGGACCGCGGACCTACGGCGGAAGATTCTCTTCACGCTGGGCCTGATCTTGCTGTACCGCGTCGGTGCGTCGCTGCCGTCGCCCGGCGTGGACTACAAGGTGGTCCGCAAGTGTGTCGATCAGGTCTCCGGCGAGTCGGGCGGTATCTACCAGCTCATCAACCTGTTCTCCGGTGGTGCGCTGCTGCAGCTTTCGGTGTTCGCGATCGGCATCATGCCCTACATCACCGCGAGCATCATCATCCAGTTGCTGACGGTCGTCATTCCGCGCTTCGAGGAGCTGCGCAAGGAAGGCCAGTCCGGCCAGACCAAGATGACGCAGTACACCCGGTACCTGTCGATCGCGCTGGCGATCCTGCAGGCCACCGGTCTGGTCGCGCTCGCCGCCCGGGGGCAGCTGCTGCAGAACTGTAAGGAAGACATTCTCGCCGATACCAGCATCTTCGGCATGATCATCATCGTGCTGGTGATGACCGCCGGCGCGGCGCTGGTGATGTGGTTCGGCGAGCAGATCACCGAGCGTGGCGTCGGCAACGGCATGTCGTTGCTGATCTTCGCCGGTATCGCGGCCCGAATCCCCAGCGAGGGCAAGGCCATTCTGGACAGCAAGGGCGGGCTGATCTTCGGCCTGGTCTGTGTCGGCGCCTTCGCCGTGATCGTCGGCGTGATCTTCATCGAGCAGGGCCAGCGCCGCATTCCGGTGCAGTACGCCAAGCGCGTGGTCGGCCGCAAGATGTACGGCGGCTCCTCGACGTATCTGCCGCTCAAGGTCAACCAGGCCGGCGTGATCCCGGTGATCTTCGCGTCCTCGCTGCTGTATCTGCCGAACCTGGTGTCACAGCTCACCCAGGGGCAGAACCAGCAGGATCCCAGCTGGTGGCAGAAGATCATCCAGCAGTATCTGGTGAATCCGACCAACCCTTGGTACATCACGATCTACTTCGTAATGATCGTGTTCTTCACCTACTTCTACGTCGCGATCACCTTCAACCCGGAGGAGCGCGCTGACGAGATGAAGAAGTTCGGCGGCTTCATTCCCGGGTATCGTCCCGGTAAGCCGACCGCCGACTACCTGAACTTCGTCCTGAGCCGGATCACCCTCCCCGGTTCGCTCTACCTCGGCGCCGTGGCCGTGCTGCCGAACCTGTTCCTGAACTTCGGGAACTCCAGCGGATTGCAGAACCTGCCATTCGGTGGCACCGCCGTACTGATCGTCGTAAGCGTCGGCCTCGATACGGTCAAACAGATCGAGAGCCAACTGATGAACAGAAATTACGAAGGGTTCCTCAAGTGA
- the rplO gene encoding 50S ribosomal protein L15: MTPIKLHHLRPAPGAKTEKMRVGRGEASKGKTAGRGTKGTKARKNVPARFEGGQMPIHMRLPKLKGFTNPFRTEYQVVNVGDIARKFPDGGAIGKDELVSAGLVRKNELVKVLGEGEIGVAVQVSADKFSGSARDKIAAAGGTATELG; encoded by the coding sequence ATGACCCCCATTAAATTGCACCATCTGCGCCCGGCGCCCGGCGCCAAGACCGAGAAGATGCGTGTCGGTCGCGGTGAGGCGTCGAAGGGTAAGACGGCGGGTCGCGGTACCAAGGGTACGAAGGCCCGCAAGAACGTGCCCGCCCGCTTCGAGGGCGGCCAGATGCCGATCCACATGCGGCTGCCGAAGCTGAAGGGCTTCACCAACCCGTTCCGCACCGAGTACCAGGTCGTGAACGTCGGTGATATCGCCCGGAAGTTCCCGGACGGCGGCGCGATCGGCAAGGACGAGCTGGTCTCCGCCGGTCTCGTTCGCAAGAACGAACTGGTGAAGGTTCTCGGCGAGGGCGAAATCGGTGTGGCCGTTCAGGTTTCCGCCGACAAGTTCTCCGGCTCCGCCCGGGACAAGATCGCCGCCGCCGGTGGCACCGCTACCGAGCTGGGCTGA
- the rpmD gene encoding 50S ribosomal protein L30, whose amino-acid sequence MAQLKVTQIRSTIGAKRNQRESLRTLGLKGIRKSVIREDNSQNRGLINVVRHLVTVEEVAGSAATKGGAA is encoded by the coding sequence ATGGCACAACTGAAGGTGACCCAGATCAGGTCCACGATCGGCGCCAAGAGGAATCAGCGCGAGTCGCTTCGCACCCTCGGACTGAAGGGCATCCGCAAGTCCGTGATCCGCGAGGACAACTCTCAGAACCGCGGGCTGATCAACGTCGTGCGCCACCTCGTTACCGTTGAGGAGGTTGCTGGGAGCGCAGCGACCAAAGGAGGCGCGGCATGA
- the rpsE gene encoding 30S ribosomal protein S5 — MPGRQRRDGGSGPAGQNNEGGRQERGGGRDRRGDRRDNAAEKNQLERVVAINRVSKVVKGGRRFSFTALVIVGDGNGMVGVGYGKAKEVPAAIQKGVEEARKNFFRVPMIGSTITHPVQGEEAAGVVMLRPASPGTGVIAGGAARAVLECAGIHDILAKSLGSDNAINVVHATVAALKLLQRPEEVAARRGLPLEDVAPAGMLRARAGVGA; from the coding sequence ATGCCGGGACGTCAACGGCGTGACGGCGGAAGCGGACCCGCCGGACAGAACAACGAAGGTGGCCGCCAGGAGCGTGGCGGCGGTCGGGACCGCCGCGGTGACCGTCGCGACAATGCCGCCGAGAAGAACCAGCTCGAGCGCGTCGTCGCGATCAACCGCGTGTCCAAGGTCGTCAAGGGTGGTCGGCGCTTCAGCTTCACCGCCCTGGTGATCGTGGGCGACGGCAACGGCATGGTCGGTGTCGGTTACGGCAAGGCCAAGGAAGTGCCGGCGGCCATCCAGAAGGGTGTCGAGGAGGCGCGCAAGAACTTCTTCCGCGTCCCGATGATCGGCTCCACCATCACCCACCCGGTCCAGGGTGAGGAGGCCGCCGGTGTGGTCATGCTGCGCCCGGCCTCGCCCGGTACCGGTGTGATCGCCGGTGGTGCCGCGCGCGCCGTGCTGGAGTGCGCGGGCATCCACGACATCCTGGCCAAGTCGCTGGGTAGCGACAACGCGATCAACGTCGTGCACGCGACCGTGGCCGCCCTGAAGCTGCTGCAGCGCCCGGAGGAGGTGGCGGCCCGCCGCGGCCTGCCGCTCGAGGACGTCGCACCGGCGGGCATGCTGCGGGCTCGTGCGGGAGTGGGAGCTTGA
- the rplR gene encoding 50S ribosomal protein L18, whose amino-acid sequence MASKTETKAGSTTAGAVVRKPLGKDVSTRRRVAKTRRHFRLRKKVVGTTVRPRLVVFRSSRHLHAQLVDDTVGKTVASASSVEADVRALDGDKTAKGKKVGELIAARAKAAGVEAVVFDRGGHDYHGRIAALADAAREGGLKF is encoded by the coding sequence ATGGCTTCTAAGACTGAAACGAAGGCCGGCTCGACCACGGCCGGCGCCGTGGTGCGCAAGCCGCTCGGCAAGGACGTGTCGACCCGTCGCCGGGTCGCCAAGACGCGCCGCCACTTCCGTCTGCGCAAGAAGGTCGTCGGGACCACCGTGCGCCCGCGTCTGGTCGTGTTCCGCTCCTCGCGGCATCTGCACGCCCAGCTGGTGGACGACACGGTCGGCAAGACCGTCGCCTCCGCCTCGTCGGTCGAGGCCGACGTGCGCGCCCTGGACGGCGACAAGACCGCCAAGGGCAAGAAGGTCGGCGAGCTGATCGCCGCCCGCGCCAAGGCCGCCGGCGTGGAGGCCGTGGTGTTCGACCGCGGCGGCCACGATTACCACGGCCGCATCGCCGCCCTGGCGGATGCCGCTCGGGAAGGCGGGTTGAAATTCTGA